In Osmia lignaria lignaria isolate PbOS001 chromosome 13, iyOsmLign1, whole genome shotgun sequence, the DNA window CTAAGGGAGGAAAGGTTTTTAAGGTATTGTATATGAAAACAAAGTATTTGTTTTCAGAATTATGTAAATGTGTtctttgtaatattatttaaacaaagtaaattaatataaaaactgTTCCTCTGTACAGACTGTTAGAGAACATTATCTCAGAGATGATATTCACTGTGGTTCTAAAGCATGTGATAAATGCTTGTACAGAAACCGGAATATAATTTTAGATGATGAAGATTCAGGTGTAAAAAGCTCAAAACTATTGTATCCATATTACCTTCTACTTGATACTAACATTATTTTAGATCAGGTAAAcagaataattttacaaaattatttttgttacaatGCTTATAACTTCTATAATTTTAGATTGATGTTTTGGAAGAAGATGTTATctgtaatgtaataatattacaaaCAGTGTTAGAAGAAATAAAACACAGAAGTTCTACTGTATATAAGAAATTGAAGGATGTAATTGCTAATACACGTAGAAAATTTTATGTATTTGTTAATGAACATCATAAGTACGTCAAAACTACTATATTTATACTGCACATTCATATTGTATTACTAATTGTATTATGTTGTATTCAAATAGAGAAACTTACATTGAACGTAATCCAGGTGAAAGTGCAAATGACAGAAATGATAGAGCAATCAGAGTTGCAGCAAAATGGTATAACATGCATTTAAGTTCTCTTGGTTGCAAAATGAAAACTGTGTTATTAACTGACGATGTTCGTAATAGAGAGCTGGCAATTGCAGAAGGAATCCCTGTTCTTTCGAGTAAAGTTTTCTTTGTTAATCATATAAAAGCATTATCTTCACTTCAACTTATATTGGTGTTATTTCGCAGTGGAGGACTATGTTACTTCATTGGAAAATTTAGGATTTCTGGCagataaattatgtaaaaagaGTTACGGCACAGATTCCGATGGTCAAACAGTTTTTCCATGTCACCTTACACCATCTGAATTACACGAAGGTATAAAAAATGGCAAACTTCTACAAGGAACATTTGCCATATCAAGAGAAAATTTCCTTGAAGGATTCGTTAAAGTTGAAAGGGCCGAGAAAGAGGTAAATATTTGTTGTCTATATTTTTCATATGTATAAATTTATTACATATATTTGATTGCAGATTTTTATCCAAGGTCGTAGTAACCTTAATAGAGCAGTTGATGGTGATACAGTTGCATTAGAACTCTTAGCAGAGGATCAGTGGTCATCTCCCAGTGACATTGTCTTACAAGATGAAGAAGCAGATGTTGATGATGTGATAGAAACTGAGAAagtattagataaaattaattcttcaaaCAAAATGCAAAAGACACCAACTGGGAAGATTGTTGGTATTATTAGGAGAAATTGGAGGCAATATTGTGGGATACTTCAGCCTAGTAATATAGAAGGGGTAAATGTTTAGGAAGTTGTCATTATTAGCtcctgtatatatatacaccTGTGTTTCACAATTCTATCCTCTCTGTATATAGAATGTGAGACATTTGTTTGTGCCAGCTGAACGAAAAATACCTAAAATAAGAATTGAAACTAGACAATACTCAGTGTTAAGTAAACAAAGGATTATCGTTGCCATTGATTCTTGGCCGCGTAATTCAAGATATCCTCTTGGTCATTTTGTACGTGCATTGGGTGAAATAGGAGATAAAGCGACCGAAAACAAAGTAATACTTTTAGAGCACGATGTTCCGCATAGTAGATTCTCCGATGCAGTTCTTAGTTCACTTCCGAAGATGCCATGGCGCATCACAGATGCTGTATGTATAAacgtaaaaatgaaattaaattctataaaatcatTATGTACATCAAACATATTGTTTCTAGGATTTAGTACAAAGAGAAGATCTTAGACACCTGGATATATGTTCAGTTGATCCACCAGGATGTACAGATATTGATGATGCGCTTCATTGTAGAGAACTACCAAATGGTAATCTTGAAGTAGGTGTACATATCGCGGACGTAACGCACTTTATTAGACCTGGAACTGCATTAGATAAAGAGGCAGCTTTACGAGCTACGACCGTGTATTTGGTTGACACAAGGATTCAAATGATTCCaggtaaaaattcatttttctttattagtcGTTATTCTAGTGCGTAATGCATTCTATTTATGATTATAGAACTACTCAGTACAAATCTTTGTTCTTTGAGGGGAAATGAAGAAAGATTAGCATTTTCCTGTATATGGGAAATGGACAAAGATGCAAATGTAATTAATACTAGACATTGTAAATCTATTATTCGTTCGCGAGCAGCAATGACTTACGACGAGGCTCAATTGAAAATCGACGATGCTACTCAGCAAGAGCCAGTTGCAACATCATTGAGGAATCTTAATAGTTTAGCAAAGAAGTTAAAAAAGAGACGTTTAGAAAATGGGTATGTAAAATTTTCTCATCGAAACTCTGTACTCTGaattgtaaaaagaaaattgctgtTAATCACAGTGCACTAGTATTGGCATCTCCTGAAATCCGGTTCGAAGTGGATTCTGAAACCCACGATCCCATTGATGTGGAAGCTAAAAAATTGCGAGAAACTAATTCCATGGTTGAAGAATTTATGTTGCTAGCAAATATTTCAGTTGCTAAAAAGATTGTAGAAGAATTTCCAGAGTGTGCAGTATTAAGAAGACATCCTGAGCCACCGCTTGCCAATTTTGAACCGCTTATAAAAGCTGGAAAGAATCAAGTATGGAAAAGTTATTTGAAAACCAAGAtctgtaaatattttgtacGCAGTGATGATAAATTCCcaatatttaattcaattttattaggGCTTTGTTATAAACACTAACAGTGGTAAAGAATTGGCAGAATCTTTAGACAGATGTCATAAAGAAAACAATCCTTATTTCAACACTATGTTGAGAATACTCGCTACGCGTTGTATGATGCAAGCTGT includes these proteins:
- the Dis3 gene encoding exosome complex exonuclease RRP44-like protein Dis3, whose translation is MLKTKVFFRKTKGGKVFKTVREHYLRDDIHCGSKACDKCLYRNRNIILDDEDSGVKSSKLLYPYYLLLDTNIILDQIDVLEEDVICNVIILQTVLEEIKHRSSTVYKKLKDVIANTRRKFYVFVNEHHKETYIERNPGESANDRNDRAIRVAAKWYNMHLSSLGCKMKTVLLTDDVRNRELAIAEGIPVLSMEDYVTSLENLGFLADKLCKKSYGTDSDGQTVFPCHLTPSELHEGIKNGKLLQGTFAISRENFLEGFVKVERAEKEIFIQGRSNLNRAVDGDTVALELLAEDQWSSPSDIVLQDEEADVDDVIETEKVLDKINSSNKMQKTPTGKIVGIIRRNWRQYCGILQPSNIEGNVRHLFVPAERKIPKIRIETRQYSVLSKQRIIVAIDSWPRNSRYPLGHFVRALGEIGDKATENKVILLEHDVPHSRFSDAVLSSLPKMPWRITDADLVQREDLRHLDICSVDPPGCTDIDDALHCRELPNGNLEVGVHIADVTHFIRPGTALDKEAALRATTVYLVDTRIQMIPELLSTNLCSLRGNEERLAFSCIWEMDKDANVINTRHCKSIIRSRAAMTYDEAQLKIDDATQQEPVATSLRNLNSLAKKLKKRRLENGALVLASPEIRFEVDSETHDPIDVEAKKLRETNSMVEEFMLLANISVAKKIVEEFPECAVLRRHPEPPLANFEPLIKAGKNQGFVINTNSGKELAESLDRCHKENNPYFNTMLRILATRCMMQAVYFISGMHQPSEYFHYGLACPIYTHFTSPIRRYADVMVHRLLAVCIGADATYPDLLDKKKNHALCHNLNYRNRMAQYAGRASVALNTHLFFRGKIQDEEGYILFVRKNALQILIPKYGLEGTLYLNENKANSITFKYNNEDHSQTCGNVMFRTFDPVIVQISLDRSNVQHEKLVFKLVKPYIAGFSVPSINTECSSVVLVQNPKEVPKRKMDVEKTSDKNTKSGGSKKKRKNKKHQ